The Polaribacter tangerinus genome has a segment encoding these proteins:
- a CDS encoding carboxypeptidase-like regulatory domain-containing protein: MKKIIFIAILMVASITSAQIEIKGVVKDSIGNPLEMANVIALDTVAKKIASYGFTDANGNFKLDVNRNTVYNIKISYIGFKEISDFIKTASSNVNKNYTMLEDNMLDGIEIVSKMPVTVKGDTIIYNADSFKNGSERKLKDVLEKLPGVEINDAGQIEVEGKAVEKIMVDGKEFFSGDSKLATENIPSNAVDKIQVLRNYSNVSQLSGVQNNQDRVAINIKLKEGKKNFWFGDITAGAGNAPDTGLYLFQPKLFYYSPKYTINVIGDVNNLGDVVLSRRDLRSFGGNFQSQSPSNGTNISIGEAGIGFLTANANNANRIETKLSALNFSYSPNKKLDLSGFLIWSSNSNGQRNINTIDYINPNTPDDVVDNTTDQTSNTGLFRFTTVYKKDFNNQLNYNLSGRFTNEFRVDNINSRVLSDITETENATPYTINQDFSYFYTASEKSIFALEVKHLLQDEDPFYIASLENDPNNNNELDRNDRDGFDDAAASLGLDRSNLFYNLEQDRRVKTNQLDAKLDYYYILNSKSNLNFVGGTILSNQNFNSRFFQILDNGTQLNPTPTINGITDPQTTNDTEYNFADFYAGVRYRLKAGIFTFTPGFTVHSYNSKNTQYGTEFFQDNFVRFLPEFQAIAQFKRSESLRFSYRQQVNFTDVNQIARGIVANDYDSFFAGNASLLNASSHNVSLNYSSFNLFNGTNAFARINYNKTIDQVNRNTIFQPNSVVSTSTTLNSPLDNENFTAFANFGKRFRKIQTSLGGNFSYNKTYQFLNSLENTNESISRGINTRIGTNFTKAPNISLRYSVSFQDQSNSSRATDIKSVIHRPSIDFDAYIWDSVTLTSDYSFSEVRQNGNSTNNFSVWNAKLAYRKDRDAKWEYELVGNNLLATGSQASVNQGIISFSINERFILPRFVSFRVRYSL, translated from the coding sequence ATGAAAAAAATAATATTCATCGCCATTTTAATGGTGGCTAGCATTACTAGTGCTCAAATAGAAATAAAGGGTGTGGTAAAAGATTCTATCGGAAATCCGTTAGAAATGGCCAATGTAATTGCATTAGATACCGTAGCAAAAAAGATTGCTTCTTATGGTTTTACAGATGCTAACGGAAACTTTAAGTTAGATGTAAATAGAAATACTGTTTACAACATAAAAATTAGTTACATAGGATTTAAAGAAATTAGCGATTTTATTAAAACTGCCTCTTCTAACGTAAACAAAAACTATACAATGTTAGAAGACAATATGTTAGATGGTATAGAAATTGTTTCTAAAATGCCAGTAACTGTAAAAGGCGATACGATTATTTATAATGCGGATTCTTTTAAAAATGGTTCTGAGCGAAAACTAAAAGATGTTTTAGAGAAATTGCCTGGAGTAGAAATAAATGATGCAGGGCAAATTGAAGTAGAAGGTAAGGCAGTAGAAAAAATAATGGTAGATGGTAAAGAATTTTTTAGTGGAGACAGTAAGTTGGCCACAGAAAACATCCCTTCTAATGCGGTAGATAAAATACAAGTTTTAAGAAACTACTCTAATGTTAGTCAATTAAGTGGTGTACAAAACAACCAAGATAGAGTTGCCATAAATATCAAGCTAAAAGAAGGAAAGAAAAACTTTTGGTTTGGAGATATCACCGCTGGTGCAGGAAATGCTCCTGATACAGGTTTGTATTTGTTTCAGCCAAAACTATTTTATTATAGTCCAAAATACACGATAAATGTTATTGGAGATGTAAACAATTTAGGAGATGTTGTTTTGAGTAGACGAGATTTGAGAAGTTTTGGTGGTAATTTTCAAAGTCAAAGTCCATCTAACGGAACAAACATAAGTATTGGAGAAGCAGGTATAGGGTTTTTAACTGCAAATGCCAACAATGCTAACAGAATAGAAACCAAGTTGTCTGCTCTTAATTTTAGTTATTCACCTAATAAAAAGTTAGATCTAAGTGGGTTTTTAATATGGTCTAGTAATAGCAACGGACAAAGAAATATTAATACAATCGACTATATTAATCCTAACACACCAGATGATGTAGTAGATAATACTACAGACCAAACGAGTAATACAGGTTTGTTTAGATTTACAACAGTGTACAAAAAAGATTTTAATAATCAATTGAATTACAACTTATCTGGTCGTTTTACAAACGAATTTAGAGTAGATAATATAAACTCTCGTGTTTTAAGCGATATCACCGAAACAGAAAACGCTACACCTTATACTATTAATCAAGATTTTAGTTATTTTTATACAGCGAGTGAAAAAAGTATATTCGCTTTAGAGGTAAAACATTTATTGCAAGATGAAGACCCTTTTTACATAGCTTCACTAGAAAATGATCCAAATAATAACAACGAATTAGATAGAAATGATAGAGATGGTTTCGACGATGCAGCAGCTAGTTTAGGATTAGATAGAAGTAATCTTTTTTACAATTTAGAACAAGATAGGCGTGTAAAAACAAATCAGTTAGATGCTAAATTAGATTATTACTATATTTTAAATTCTAAAAGTAATTTAAACTTTGTGGGAGGAACCATTTTGAGCAATCAAAATTTTAATTCTCGTTTCTTTCAAATTTTAGACAATGGTACTCAGCTAAATCCAACGCCGACTATAAACGGAATTACAGACCCTCAAACAACTAATGATACTGAATATAATTTTGCTGATTTTTATGCAGGTGTTCGGTATCGTTTAAAAGCTGGAATTTTTACATTTACCCCAGGTTTTACAGTACATTCTTATAATTCTAAAAATACACAATACGGTACAGAATTTTTTCAGGATAATTTTGTGAGGTTTTTACCAGAATTTCAGGCAATAGCTCAATTTAAAAGAAGTGAAAGTTTACGATTTAGCTACAGGCAACAAGTTAATTTTACAGATGTAAATCAAATTGCTAGAGGTATTGTAGCCAATGACTATGATTCTTTTTTTGCAGGAAATGCAAGTTTGTTAAACGCAAGTTCACATAATGTAAGTCTTAATTACAGTAGTTTTAATTTGTTTAATGGTACCAATGCTTTTGCAAGAATTAACTATAATAAAACAATAGATCAAGTGAATAGAAATACCATTTTTCAGCCTAACTCCGTTGTTTCTACAAGTACTACTTTAAACTCTCCTCTAGACAATGAAAACTTTACAGCTTTTGCTAATTTTGGAAAGCGTTTTAGAAAAATTCAAACGTCTTTAGGTGGTAATTTCTCTTATAATAAAACGTATCAATTTTTAAACTCTTTAGAAAATACCAACGAAAGTATCAGCAGAGGTATCAATACAAGAATAGGTACCAATTTTACCAAAGCACCTAATATTTCGTTACGTTATAGTGTTTCTTTTCAAGACCAAAGCAACAGCTCTAGAGCAACAGATATAAAGTCTGTTATACACAGACCTTCTATAGATTTTGATGCTTACATCTGGGATTCTGTTACACTTACTTCCGATTATTCTTTTTCTGAAGTTAGACAAAACGGTAATAGCACAAATAATTTTAGTGTTTGGAATGCTAAATTGGCCTATAGAAAAGATAGAGATGCAAAGTGGGAATATGAATTGGTAGGTAACAACTTATTAGCAACAGGTTCTCAGGCTTCTGTAAACCAAGGTATTATATCTTTTAGTATTAACGAGCGTTTTATTTTACCAAGGTTTGTAAGTTTTAGAGTACGATATTCACTTTAA
- a CDS encoding GLPGLI family protein has protein sequence MKSILSIVFAFILSTTFAQKNFQGKATYMSKTTMDMSRFGDQMSEQRKKQMMARMKNFLEKTYTLTFNKTASSFKENVSLEAPGSSGPSWGRSNGQGSIYKNSKDQKMVEDVEQFSKRFLVTEKMVPEQWELGTETKKIGQYTCYKATLTKEDTNIDWGSIFRRRGNNSKKDSTNSAQKEAKNMLTITAWYTPQIPVSTGPDKYYGLPGLILEVNAGRTTMLCTEVAISTDGELVIEEPTKGKEVSREEYNEIIRVKTEELREQFQRRGGRGRGRM, from the coding sequence ATGAAGTCAATATTATCAATCGTATTTGCATTTATTTTAAGCACCACTTTTGCGCAAAAAAACTTTCAAGGAAAAGCCACTTATATGTCTAAAACCACCATGGATATGAGTAGGTTTGGAGATCAAATGAGCGAGCAAAGGAAAAAGCAAATGATGGCTCGTATGAAAAATTTCTTAGAAAAAACATACACCCTTACATTTAACAAAACTGCCTCTTCTTTTAAAGAAAATGTTTCTTTGGAAGCACCAGGCTCCTCAGGTCCAAGTTGGGGTAGAAGTAACGGACAAGGTTCTATTTACAAGAATTCTAAAGACCAAAAAATGGTTGAGGATGTAGAACAGTTTAGTAAGCGATTTTTAGTTACCGAGAAAATGGTACCAGAGCAATGGGAGTTGGGAACTGAAACAAAAAAAATAGGTCAATATACTTGCTATAAAGCAACACTAACTAAAGAAGACACCAATATAGATTGGGGAAGTATTTTTCGAAGAAGAGGAAATAACTCTAAGAAAGACTCTACAAATTCAGCACAAAAGGAAGCAAAAAACATGTTAACTATTACGGCTTGGTATACCCCTCAAATACCTGTTAGTACTGGTCCAGATAAATATTATGGCTTACCAGGTTTAATTTTAGAGGTAAATGCTGGTAGAACTACCATGTTGTGTACAGAAGTAGCTATAAGTACCGATGGAGAGTTAGTTATTGAAGAACCAACTAAAGGAAAAGAGGTCTCTAGAGAAGAGTATAATGAAATTATTAGAGTTAAAACAGAAGAATTACGAGAGCAATTTCAACGAAGAGGTGGCCGTGGACGAGGTAGAATGTAA
- a CDS encoding GLPGLI family protein — MKKLFTAALIAITFFLQAQNFQGKAIYKSFTKSTFKIKESNKDAKNDKLQAQIMEQLKKMNQKTYILTFTKNESVFKQDVALKTPNPKAGGIQMISFGSGENKIMYKNLKKQQYIHQTEIMGKVFLIKDDIKNLDWEVTTETKNIGNYTCYKATYSREAEKSTMKMVNGVFDKKTEKYIKTTTAWFTPQIPVSNGPKEYGGLPGLILEINDGPTTIMCSEIQMKNDKEITISVPKKGKKISQKKFDKIKKEKDQEMLEKMKGRKGMDLGRGINVRFGG; from the coding sequence ATGAAAAAATTATTCACAGCTGCTTTAATAGCAATAACCTTTTTTTTACAAGCACAAAATTTTCAAGGAAAAGCAATTTACAAATCATTTACAAAGTCTACTTTTAAAATAAAAGAAAGTAATAAAGATGCAAAAAATGACAAGTTGCAAGCACAAATTATGGAGCAACTTAAAAAGATGAATCAAAAAACTTACATTTTAACATTTACAAAAAATGAGTCAGTTTTTAAACAAGATGTTGCTCTTAAAACCCCCAATCCAAAAGCAGGTGGCATACAGATGATTTCGTTTGGAAGTGGAGAGAATAAAATTATGTATAAGAATTTAAAAAAGCAGCAATATATTCATCAAACAGAAATTATGGGGAAAGTCTTTTTAATAAAAGACGACATTAAAAATTTAGACTGGGAAGTTACCACAGAAACTAAGAATATTGGTAATTATACTTGTTACAAAGCTACTTACTCAAGAGAAGCAGAAAAAAGCACTATGAAAATGGTAAATGGTGTATTTGATAAAAAAACAGAAAAGTACATAAAAACTACTACAGCTTGGTTTACTCCGCAAATTCCGGTTAGTAATGGGCCTAAAGAGTACGGTGGTTTACCAGGTTTAATTTTAGAAATAAACGACGGACCTACAACTATCATGTGTTCAGAAATTCAAATGAAAAATGATAAAGAAATAACTATTTCAGTTCCGAAAAAAGGGAAAAAAATTTCTCAAAAGAAGTTTGATAAAATAAAAAAAGAAAAAGACCAGGAGATGCTAGAAAAAATGAAAGGGAGAAAAGGAATGGATCTGGGAAGAGGCATTAATGTTAGATTTGGCGGATAA
- a CDS encoding sensor histidine kinase — translation MIIKKHQWIIYLIALTILATIATQFYWNYKNYEENKRQVTNEIQLSLDNAVEEYYATIAKNNILTIINTNELNSNKKELNKSKLGEILKKIKNNVPGEASVKIQSLQFSSNQKMTKLSTDSLLNTGISFVNSFNQEHHKKSLSLLSKFKTDTNLNYQEKSSKPKAKIYSGKKAADSLKLITNLKPIFISFLDTSLDYTKIDSLINNQLKQKKIELQTSFHHLKNDTLFHQTKDSLLEATVFTVSSKSTYLKDNESFQLVYNNPNFEALKRSFFGISLSLLLSLAVISSLFYLLKVIREQKELATIKNDLISNITHEFKTPIATVSTAIEAIENFNVLDDKEKTKKYLSMSSIQLKKLHQMVEKLLETATLDSEQLILKKESIDVVEIIEKQVYKHQLISKEKEITFSTNLTPIYLNVDVFHLENAISNLIDNAVKYGGNRIEIHINAVLNTTEISVADNGNGIDKQQQEKIFDKFYRVPKGNTHDVKGFGIGLYYCKKIIEKHLGSVTLSSTKNSTIFKITLPNE, via the coding sequence ATGATTATAAAAAAACACCAGTGGATTATCTATTTAATTGCCCTTACAATTTTAGCAACTATTGCTACACAGTTTTATTGGAATTATAAAAATTACGAAGAAAACAAAAGACAAGTTACTAACGAAATTCAATTAAGTTTAGACAATGCTGTAGAAGAATACTATGCAACCATTGCAAAAAACAACATTTTAACTATTATAAATACAAATGAATTAAATAGTAACAAAAAGGAACTTAACAAGAGTAAGCTAGGTGAAATTTTAAAAAAAATTAAAAACAATGTTCCTGGTGAAGCCTCTGTTAAAATACAGAGTTTACAGTTTTCTTCTAATCAAAAAATGACCAAACTTTCTACTGATTCTTTACTTAATACTGGTATAAGTTTTGTAAACAGTTTTAATCAAGAACATCATAAAAAATCACTTTCACTTTTATCCAAATTTAAAACTGACACAAATTTAAATTATCAAGAAAAATCTTCTAAACCAAAAGCAAAAATTTATTCAGGCAAAAAAGCAGCAGATAGTTTAAAATTAATAACCAATTTAAAACCCATTTTTATTTCTTTTTTAGATACTTCATTAGATTATACAAAAATAGATTCTTTAATTAATAATCAACTAAAACAAAAGAAAATAGAACTACAAACCAGTTTTCATCATTTAAAAAACGACACCCTTTTTCATCAAACAAAAGATTCGTTATTAGAGGCAACTGTTTTTACTGTAAGCTCTAAATCTACGTATTTAAAAGATAATGAAAGCTTTCAACTGGTTTACAACAACCCAAATTTCGAGGCTTTAAAACGTAGTTTTTTTGGCATCTCTCTTTCTTTACTATTGTCTTTAGCAGTAATTTCTAGTTTGTTTTATTTGTTAAAGGTAATTAGAGAACAAAAAGAATTGGCAACTATTAAAAACGATTTAATTAGCAATATTACACACGAATTTAAAACACCCATTGCAACAGTTTCTACAGCAATAGAAGCTATAGAAAATTTTAATGTTTTAGACGATAAAGAAAAAACAAAAAAATACCTTTCTATGTCTTCTATACAGTTAAAAAAATTACATCAAATGGTAGAGAAACTCCTAGAAACTGCCACTTTAGATAGCGAACAACTTATTCTTAAAAAAGAAAGCATAGATGTTGTAGAAATTATTGAAAAGCAAGTTTACAAACACCAATTAATTTCTAAAGAAAAAGAAATTACATTTTCTACCAACTTAACTCCTATCTATTTAAATGTTGATGTTTTTCATCTAGAAAACGCCATTTCTAACTTAATAGACAATGCTGTAAAATATGGCGGAAACAGAATTGAAATACATATAAATGCTGTTTTAAATACCACAGAAATTTCTGTAGCAGATAATGGAAATGGAATTGATAAACAGCAACAAGAAAAGATTTTCGATAAATTTTACAGAGTACCAAAAGGCAACACACACGATGTAAAAGGATTTGGAATTGGGTTGTATTATTGCAAAAAAATTATAGAAAAACATTTAGGAAGTGTAACGCTTTCATCAACAAAAAATAGTACTATTTTTAAAATAACCTTACCCAATGAATAA
- a CDS encoding response regulator transcription factor: MNNVKVLLAEDEASLGMIVKESLESRNFTVFHAENGEKALDIYKTKLPDILVLDVMMPKKDGFTLAKEIRQQNKQIPIIFLTAKSQTADVLEGFNNGGNDYLKKPFSMEELIVRIKNLLQREVQQTATKIIKIGNYQFNITKQTLTIYNKETQLTHRETQLLSLLFNKKNEVVERTIILNKLWGNDNFFTARSMDVFISRLRKKLQNDKNVQIINSRGFGYKLIC, translated from the coding sequence ATGAATAACGTAAAAGTACTATTAGCAGAAGACGAAGCAAGTTTAGGCATGATTGTTAAAGAAAGCCTAGAATCTAGAAATTTTACTGTTTTTCATGCAGAAAATGGCGAAAAAGCTTTAGATATTTACAAAACAAAGCTACCAGATATTTTGGTTTTAGATGTAATGATGCCAAAAAAAGATGGTTTTACATTGGCAAAAGAAATAAGGCAGCAAAACAAACAAATACCTATTATATTTTTAACGGCAAAATCACAAACTGCAGATGTTTTAGAAGGTTTTAATAACGGCGGAAATGATTATTTAAAAAAACCATTTTCTATGGAAGAGTTAATAGTAAGAATAAAAAATTTACTGCAAAGAGAAGTTCAGCAAACTGCTACTAAAATTATTAAAATTGGCAATTATCAGTTTAATATTACCAAACAAACACTTACTATATACAATAAAGAAACACAACTTACTCACCGAGAAACACAATTGCTTTCGTTACTTTTTAATAAAAAAAATGAAGTAGTAGAAAGAACTATTATTTTAAATAAACTTTGGGGCAATGACAATTTTTTTACTGCTAGAAGCATGGATGTATTTATTTCTAGACTTCGAAAAAAACTTCAAAATGATAAAAATGTTCAAATTATAAACAGCAGAGGTTTTGGCTATAAATTGATTTGTTAA
- a CDS encoding deoxynucleoside kinase: MHVAIAGNIGAGKTTLTKLLAKHYQWKPHFESVNENPYLDDFYTEMERWSFNLQVYFLNSRFRQILELRESGKNIIQDRTIYEDAHIFAPNLHAMGLMTNRDFSNYSSLFELMENLVKPPDLLIYLRADISTLVSQIHKRGREYENSISIDYLSRLNERYEAFIATYKKGKVLVIDVDNLDFVKNQEDLGYIIDRIDAQINGLF, translated from the coding sequence ATGCACGTTGCAATTGCAGGAAACATAGGCGCTGGTAAAACTACGCTAACCAAACTATTAGCTAAACACTACCAGTGGAAACCCCACTTTGAATCTGTAAACGAAAATCCATACTTAGATGATTTCTATACAGAAATGGAACGTTGGTCTTTTAATTTACAAGTTTACTTTTTAAACAGTCGTTTTAGACAAATTTTAGAGCTAAGAGAGTCTGGTAAAAACATTATACAAGATAGAACAATTTACGAGGACGCTCATATATTTGCACCCAATTTACATGCTATGGGTTTAATGACAAATAGAGATTTTAGCAATTACTCCTCCTTATTTGAGTTGATGGAAAATTTAGTAAAACCACCAGATTTATTAATTTACTTGCGTGCGGATATTTCTACACTAGTTAGTCAAATTCACAAGCGAGGTAGAGAATACGAAAACTCAATTTCTATCGATTACCTAAGTAGGTTAAATGAAAGATATGAAGCTTTTATTGCCACCTACAAAAAAGGGAAAGTGCTTGTAATTGATGTAGATAATTTAGATTTTGTTAAAAATCAAGAGGATTTAGGTTATATAATAGATCGAATAGATGCTCAAATAAATGGCTTGTTCTAA
- a CDS encoding cystathionine gamma-synthase, producing MKFNTQTIHGGQLPEPTTGAVMTPIFQTSTYAQTNLLEPQEYQYSRGKNPTRTALENSLASLENGSNGFAFASGLAAIDCILRLLKPGDEIIAGDDLYGGTYRMFTKLFEKYGLIFTYVAMSNTKNITAAITKNTKLVWIETPTNPLMKIADIKAISTAVKTINSNILIAVDNTFATPYLQQPLNLGADIVMHSATKYLGGHSDLVMGALVVKNKKLAKEIHFIQFAAGAIAGPMDSFLAIRGIKTLHVRMQRHCENANAIASFLAQHKKVSTVYYPGFKNSESYTIAKKQMNDFGGMVSFQLKENTKEKAFLFLENTSLFTLAESLGGVESLASHPVTMTHSAIPQKERDKLGITDGLIRLSVGIEDIEDLLQDISKALELV from the coding sequence ATGAAATTTAACACTCAAACCATTCATGGAGGTCAGCTACCAGAGCCAACTACAGGTGCAGTTATGACACCCATTTTTCAGACCTCTACCTATGCGCAAACCAATCTTTTAGAACCACAAGAATATCAATATTCTAGAGGTAAAAACCCTACGAGAACTGCATTAGAAAATAGCTTGGCCTCTTTAGAGAATGGCTCAAATGGTTTTGCTTTTGCATCTGGTTTAGCAGCTATAGATTGTATCTTAAGATTGTTAAAGCCAGGAGATGAAATTATAGCTGGTGACGATTTGTATGGAGGAACTTACAGAATGTTTACGAAACTTTTCGAAAAATACGGACTCATATTTACGTATGTTGCAATGAGTAATACCAAAAATATTACAGCTGCCATTACTAAAAACACCAAATTAGTTTGGATAGAAACTCCTACAAATCCGTTAATGAAAATTGCCGATATAAAAGCAATTTCCACCGCAGTAAAAACGATAAATTCTAATATTTTAATTGCTGTAGATAACACTTTTGCGACTCCTTATTTACAACAGCCGCTAAATTTGGGAGCAGATATTGTAATGCATTCTGCAACAAAATACCTAGGTGGTCATTCCGATTTGGTTATGGGAGCTTTAGTTGTAAAAAATAAAAAGTTGGCAAAAGAAATTCATTTCATTCAGTTTGCTGCAGGTGCTATTGCAGGTCCAATGGATTCTTTTTTAGCTATAAGAGGAATAAAAACCTTGCATGTAAGAATGCAAAGACATTGCGAAAATGCAAACGCAATTGCAAGTTTTTTAGCACAGCACAAAAAAGTGTCTACTGTTTATTATCCGGGTTTTAAAAACAGCGAAAGTTATACTATTGCTAAAAAGCAAATGAATGATTTTGGAGGCATGGTTTCTTTTCAATTAAAAGAAAATACCAAAGAAAAAGCTTTTTTATTTTTAGAAAATACAAGCCTTTTTACATTGGCAGAATCTTTGGGTGGTGTAGAGAGTCTGGCAAGTCATCCGGTAACTATGACGCATAGTGCTATCCCTCAAAAAGAACGAGACAAATTAGGTATTACAGATGGGTTAATTCGTTTAAGTGTAGGTATAGAAGATATAGAAGATTTATTACAAGATATTAGTAAAGCACTAGAATTAGTATAA
- a CDS encoding DinB family protein, which yields MKTQFDILRTSRNLILKELENLSLEQIHVIPSGFKNNIAWNVAHIVVTQQLLHYKLSDLNCLCPDDLIEQHKKGTLPTKTFTQEEFDEVKELLLGLPDTLEEDFNAGIFENFTSYPTSTGFVLDSIKTAINFNNFHEGIHYGIIRAIKKFL from the coding sequence ATGAAGACACAATTCGATATTTTAAGAACTTCAAGAAATTTAATTTTAAAAGAATTAGAGAACTTATCCTTAGAACAAATTCATGTTATTCCGTCCGGATTTAAAAATAATATTGCTTGGAATGTTGCCCACATTGTTGTTACTCAACAGTTGCTACATTACAAATTATCTGACCTAAACTGCCTGTGTCCAGACGATTTAATTGAGCAGCATAAAAAAGGAACGTTGCCAACAAAAACATTTACACAAGAGGAGTTTGATGAGGTTAAAGAATTACTTTTAGGTTTGCCAGATACTTTAGAAGAAGATTTTAACGCTGGTATTTTCGAGAATTTTACCAGCTATCCTACAAGCACGGGTTTTGTGTTAGATAGTATAAAAACGGCTATTAATTTTAATAATTTTCATGAAGGAATTCACTACGGAATTATAAGAGCTATTAAAAAGTTTTTATAG
- a CDS encoding arsenate reductase family protein — protein sequence MKKGYFLQTCDTCKRILKEIDTSNFKLQEIKSTPVNEEQLSEMYAISGSYEALFNKRARLYKSLGLKDKSLSEQDYKNYILKEYTFLKRPVFIVDNEIFIGNSKKVIEELKNKIS from the coding sequence ATGAAGAAAGGTTACTTTTTACAAACTTGTGATACTTGCAAGCGGATTTTAAAAGAAATTGATACAAGCAATTTTAAACTACAAGAAATAAAATCGACTCCTGTAAATGAAGAACAATTGTCAGAAATGTACGCTATTTCTGGCAGCTATGAAGCTTTGTTTAACAAACGTGCTCGTTTGTATAAATCTTTAGGGTTAAAAGATAAATCTTTATCTGAGCAAGATTATAAAAATTATATTTTAAAAGAATACACTTTTCTAAAACGCCCAGTATTTATTGTTGATAATGAAATATTTATTGGAAACAGCAAGAAAGTTATTGAAGAGTTAAAAAATAAAATTAGTTAA